GTCGTACCCTAGGTGGACTCGATTCAATTCTGCATCGACGAAGCTGTCAAGAATGGGTCGATATCACCAGCTAAGAACATCAATTTTGCCGAATGGACCAAAAAACGCTATGAGAACATACCACAACAGACCGATGGGTAGGAATGGCCTCATAAATTATTATTTGCCTACACGAATAAGATTACTGATCTTTAACTAAACATCGCAGGACTTCCTGTGCGGTTTGGACACTGCAGTACATGTTGTCATGGAACGGGGATGAAATGACCGATATTTTGAACCAGGTACTTGAATGCCTAATTAACATTTGTACTTTGTTTAGCTTGAAAGCTATGCTGACGTAAGTGTCGGTTATCAAATATAGGCAAGGATAGATATTTTCAGGTGGAAAATATGTACAGCCTTACTGCATTCAAATTGCAACGCGTTTCGTCTCGAATCATATAAGTTCCCCATAACGGTTAGTGCTACATCAAGAATATATCATTTATTTCATAAGTCTCATGATTAGAACTAACGCAACACTCTCTCTTATACAGAAGGAGGTGTACGATGCCCAGCAAGCAGTTCTACCTGATGGTTCAGAAGACGACGTACAATTAGTCAACAATCCTGATGGTTCCAATGAACCCGACACATCCAACTCCCAGAAGGATACCGGTGCACCCAACTCCCCCAAAAGTGGTGCACCCAACTCCCCAAAAAGGAAGAGAGCACGTGGACGCCCGAGAAAGCTAGTCAATCCCGAGGAAGCAGCAAAAGCAAAGAGTCTTAAAGAACTGAAACTTAAATTTGACAGCAAGACCATAGCCAACCAAGTGTCTTCGTTACCATCACGGTCACGCAGAGAGCATAAACCAGCACCAGCTTTATTGAGCCCATTCAAACACAAATAGGTAGCATCAATTGATAAATGCTCATGCTCATGCTCTAATTTTAGCGTCATTTCATACACGTTTAGTTCTTATCAGAAAGTGGAAATAGGTACTTTTGGCAATCATGAGCATCCTCTACTTATAGCAATATCTAATGCATCATCAGTACAAAGCTTGATTTGGCAATAGGTGGAATCGGCAATCATTTGTATGCTTTAATTTTGTGAAGCTATAATCATGCTGAGTTATACACTAAACATAATCATGCCAAGCTATAACTACCATAGTCATAAACCAGGCTTTTCTTAAGCACaggtgcttatttgtacagggtagacgcataactaggcgtctctcctgtagaaataggcaccggtgcttcagaaaaaccctatttatttttctaagcaccacCCTAAGCATCTAGCATTGTACAAGGCTTAACATGCATCACCAAAATAGTATTAACAACTTGGAACACTAAACCAGAGTAGCAGCAAACTCTTAAGATAAACGGCATAGGTTCAGACACACCATAGGACATCAATTTTAGAGTCGAACAACAAAGAAACATAGATAACATAAGAGGACACGGCGGTCCTGGGGCAGCAGCAGCACTCTAGCAGCACATCACTTCTCTCCCTTCTTCAATGGAGGTTGTAGGGCTCATTGACTTTGACAATATCGAGGAAGCGTGCGTAGGCCGCATGTTTAGCCAGAGTACTGGCCTTATGGTTCTTACCATGTCCATTGCCAGTGCTGAAGGCATGCTGGATCATGCCATCTATGCCGCCACGGATCACCTTGCAACAGAAAGGGCACCCAATCTTGCCAAAGAAATGGTACTTGATCTTGCCAGCAATCAGATGCCTCGGGGTGTAGCGGCTCTTGCTGTGCCTGTTGTCCATGTCGTAGTCCACGTCGTCGTCATCCTCCTGTGAATTAGTGAATTAGTACACATAGAAGAACTCAGCTAATCTATTATGGTACATTGCCTTAATTACAATGTTTTGAAAGTACACATGTGTAACATGGCAACTATCTATTTGCTAGAAATAAGGCGTATGTGCACATACATAATTGAGCCAAAGAAATTGACATGCATAAATATGGACGGTGGAATAGTTGCATTTATAGATTAGTGCACAAGTAGTACATAATTAACACATGAAAGACTTCATGAACTGGCTTGGTTTAATGATATTTGATACTTGTTACAGGTGTAATTCTGATTGGAATCAGAAAAATGGCTTCATTATACTCCTCCATGTTTCACAAAAGGGGGGTTTGTTCTATCTACTGGAATGAAGAAACCATTATTCTTTCTGACAGCGGCAATACTGCTTCTCCAACATTGTTAGACCCTGATAAGTTTCAGAAGGAAATTGGTAAAGGAGCTATGGGGTGTCTCACTGCTCATATTGATGAGAGATGTGGCTGTGATCATCTAGATAATATACTGGGGAAAATTGGCTACATGAAATGTTTTGATTTTGTGTGAGCCCATAATTATTAAGGGAGCAatcacttcctttgcaaaatggAAATCTGTACAGAATTTGCAAATGGATCATCTATGAACATGTGTGCAAACTGATCATCTATGAACATGTGTGCAAATTAATTCATCTACATAAACTAAAATGAATCAGGAACTGCAGCATTTTGTCACTGTCCTGGGGAAGCCAATGGAGAATCCTGCCATATATCCATTGTTTAACCCACTTTTTTCATTAATGTATCCCTGCCATGAACATTTTCTTGTATTTGGGTTCATTACCCCACTTCTTTCCCTAATGTATCCCTTGTGAAACTTATGCTCATCTAGTTAACAAGACAAACCCCAATGCCATGAAAAAAACAGAGTATCTGCTAGAATCAGAATGTGAATCAGATTTAAAATTCCACATCCAACATGAAGATCTATGCTACATCCCTACAATCCTACATACGTACAACTAGCACGCCCTAATGAATTTGATGCTCATCTAGTTAACAAGAAAAACCTCAATGCCATGAAAAAAACCAGAGTATCTGCTGGAATCAGATTTAAAAATCCAGATCCAACATGAAGATCTATGCTAAATCCCTACAATCCTACATATGTACAACTAGCATGCCCAAGTGAAATTGATGCTCATCTAGTTAACAAGAAAAACCCCAATGTCATGATaaaaacagagcaaaaaacaGAGTACTACCTCAGATAGCTCGTCGATGGCATCCTCGTCGAAGTCGCTGCCCTTCCTGCAATCTACGTCGAACTCCTTTATGGCGTTCTCCTCGTAGAGCTCTTCGATTTCGTCATGCACCTTGCGCTTAAGCCttctcatctcctcctcctccagatCTTCCCCGACCTTCTGCTCGCCGACGGGTGCCTCCACGGCTGCGATGGCAGCGGGAGCAGGCACAACGGTCGCTGCACCGCCAGCTTTCACCGCTACGGCGGACTCAGCCGCTCCACCCACGGCTGCAGCCACGGCAGCAGACTGCTCTGCTCCGATGGTTGCCTCCGGCTCGTCCGCCGCATCTTCACGCCCGCGTTTCATCGTCGGTCGAAGACAGGAGGAGGGAGGCGTAGGAAGGGAGGAGGGTGgtgaggaaggaggagagggtggTGAGGTGGTGAGGAAGGAAGAGAGGGTGGTTAGGTTCGGGAGAGGACGAGGGTTTTCTACCCGATTTGGGGAAGAAATGCACTGCTCCTGCCTGTTGGAGCTACCGAGAAGCCGCGGGTGCCGATTTGACTTGACACACCCACCCGGCCGTCCCCATTCCACGTGGGGACGTGGCGGTCGTGCACGCGGTCGTGCACCTCCTGCGGTTTGCCATCAGTTGCTATCGGTCTCACAAGTGGGTCCCCTTGTCATCCACACAACCGCGCCACCACATGTACCACATTTTTCTTTCTCCCCGTCTCGACCACTCCACATCTTTCTTTCTCCCCTTCTCGAccagcgccgccaccgccatcTCCCGACGACCCCTCTCTTCGCTGCCGGTGCGCGGCCGCCGCCAACTCCGGCAAGTACGTGAGATCTCCCCTCTTCTTCCCTTCCCCAACCGCGTCTCCCTACGGAGGCGGATCTGAGCCGATTGGTTTGGACTGAAACTTAGTTTTTTGATTGGATCTTGATTTGGTTTCTATGGTTTGAACCTTTGGATTCAATCCAAAAGTTGAAAACGGTTTGGACTGGGTTGGATGACGAGCATGTATAGTTCGGTTTGGTCTAGATTCTAAATGAAAATATCTGGATTGGTTTGGTTTTGATGTGTGCCGTGGATTGGACTGGTTTTAGTTTGGATGCCGAGCTATTCCCAGGTTTAGATGAGACGGGCATTGCCATTGTCATTGGCATTGCTTTATTACGTAGATGATAGTAAATAGATTGATTGGCCATTGCCAGTATAGGTTATCACTATGATTTATTATATGTATGATCTTTGTATTGTACTATGTACAATTCAACTTAGAGTTCAACATGTTCTGTGTAGAATGGAGGAAGCACCATGTGGACGCTGCAACTCACGGTGCCGGACCAGCCTTTCTACTGCCacgctgttcggcatctacttccagccttCTTTTGTTGTTGCAGCGGTAACAATTTATATGAACCTTCTGATAGTACATTCTTTTTTTTGCTATTTCCACTAATGTATTGTGTCTGTTATTTGTTTTTATCTTACACAGATTGTACCATGCAATGTGAGATTGGCATTCAATGAGCTCATCGGAGACACCGTGACCTTCGACGCTCTTGGGGGCCCATACACTATGCAGGTCGAGAAGGGGCGAAAGATAACCCAGATAGGAGGAGATGATTGGGATCGTTTCATCGCCCGCATGCGTCTTAGTGGGGGTGaattgatcagcttctccttcagaagAGATAGGCCCAGGATTTCTGTTATCTATCTAAATTTGATTCCAGATAGTGAGGATGAAGTTCATGAGGAGGAAGATGGTGCTGATTCAGATGATGACGATTCAGatgatgatgagaacccacttgTTGAATACCTGTATGCCCAAGGACTCAGACTGGGCGAAGAGGAAATCGGCAACCTCTGGAACATGCTTCCGCTACCTGAAGACTACCTAGGGaagccattcgtgacccgcctcaCAAGGACGAATGTTAAACGGCATATCATGGTATGTTACTTAGTGTGGTAATGACATGATATGCATGCTTAGTTAGTGTAGTAGTTCATATGATATGCATGTTGTAGTACTGTGATGAGAGGCCTAGTTTAGAATTCATTTAGTGAAGAATTTTATGACATGCATGTAGTGTAGTAATAtgcgatgatatgcttagtgtacgCAGTAATCTAATGATATGCCTAAttactgtagtaatttgatgctTGGCGTATAGTGTAGTgatgtgatgatatatatgctcagTGTCTTGAAGTGTATGCTTTGTTGATAATTGCACGTGACATGATCATATATCATGTCAACTATTTTCAGAAATTACCTAAGAGGTTACATGATAGCTGTGGCATCAACCCGGACGAAGAAGGCATGgctgctggactacgccttaccagAACGGGCTCCATCACCAGCTGTGCCTATGCAGTGGACACGGACGGTCGCACTGTCTTGAGAAGGGCAGGGTTGAAGAAGTTCCTTCGTGGCAAGAATCTTCGCGTAGGACAGGCCATCCTACTCACTGTTGCGAACACCAGTCGCCAtgacttgaggatgatgatcaccATCCACCTCATTTAGAACTTGTTATGTTAGCTCTTGTTTGCGAGTACTTGTCGTGTATTACCGTACCTATATCTACTCATATCTAGGTACAATTGCTTCTGATGGATTGCAACTATTATTAACTGGTAACTAATGCTCTACTAGCTATGATTATTCCACTGTGTGATGTTTTATAGACTGTAGTGTGACATGGTAACTGTTATATATGGTAGAGGCTGGTCTCTAAGACCTTGTACAATGCAAGGTGCTTAGGGatgtgcttagaaaaataaagcagttttttctgaagcaccagtgcctatttctacaggagagacgcctagttaagcgtctaccttgtacaaataagcaccggtgTACCAGTGCCTATTTCTACgggtgcttatttgtacagggtaGACGCTTAACTAGGCGTCTCTCCTATAgaaataggcaccggtgcttcagaaaaaccctgtttatttttctaagcaccacCGTACGCATCAAGCATTGTACAAGGCTTATCATGCATCACCAAAATAGTATTAACAACTTGGAACACTAAACCAGAGTAGCAGCAAACTCTTAAGATAAACGGTAGATCAACCACCGCACAGCATAAGTTCAGACACACCATAGGACATAAGTTCAGACACACCTAACAACAAAGAAACATAGATATCATAAAAGGACACTGCGCTAGCAACTTGAAGGCAGACTTTGATCTCTCTTCATGCAGCGTAGTGGCAGTGGTAGTAGGGGTCAGCCTCCTGTGCTTCTAAAATTTCCACACCTGATTTGATGTTGTCTATTATCTTCCAAGCCTTGTAGGTGGCGTACGCATCCTTCGCTGCGTACTCGATGAGGTAGTCTAGCAGCGGGCTGATCCCCCACAGTTTATGGTCTTCGGTCCTGttgatcttcttcttcatgttttgGTAAAATGGGTGGATGACGCTGGCTGCAACATCAGCCAAGGAGTCGTACTGCTTCTTTCTGCAGGCATATGGAACTCTATAGTTTTTCTGAATGTCGATGTACTTTTCGGGGTTGATCTCCAAACCAGACATCTTCAGCATCTCTTTGTCATTATGAATGCTGAAACCGGCAAAGGTGAACAACTTCTTCTCCTGGAGGAAGCTCTTGAGGCGCTTGGGCCTTCAAGGGGAGAGACATATTGAAGATTAGTAGTAATTTTGAAGATTTAGGAGTTGTTTGGTTTGTGACTAAGTTTGCCAAAgattgccacacctaaggttaggcaagtttgaccaacttaggtgtgtgtttggttcaagccacaccttaggcaagccacacttgggtcccacatggcatacacacaaaaagtgtggcaagattcccttaggcttgccaacttgtggccctcattttgatgaactaaccttaggcaaacTTGGCAAAAAATTGTGGCAAAGTGTGACAATGCTAGTGCTAGAACCAAACAATACGAGTGATGAATGCTTGAAGTACATGATGTTATTTCTCTTTTTGGATCATACAGTTGAAAATAACACTACTGCAAACTACTTCACTACATCAACTTCAGAAACAACTTTTAATACATCTAGTCCAGTGCATCCACACCGGTAGACACAACACTAATGCATCAATATCAGAAACTACACTAGTATATCAGAAACTACACTAGTAGACACAACACTAATACATCTAGTCCAGTGCATCAACTTCAGAAAATAACACTAATGCATCCACAGCGGTAGACACAACACTAATGCATCAAGATCAGAAACTACACTAGTATATCAAGTTTGGTGATTAATCTGGTGCAAGATTTTAAGATACTAATCCAGTGCATTAGGGTAAAAATCTATGCCAGTGCATGTACTTGAGAAACCACACTAGTGCGTCCACTTCACAATCTACACTAGTACATGTAGTTGAGAAACTAGGGTATATGAGTAGGATGGCTCACCATTTTGTGGCCGCAGCGATGTGGTAGACCAGGCAGAGTTCATCCACGCATAACTGCAGAACTGCTGCGTACTGCGGAGGTTCGTCATCCCTGGTATACTCCACATCAACGCCGACGAATCTAGGATACATGCCAACGGCTTTCATGAAGAGCCTCGTGAGCATTTCGTCGGCAGTGTCTGGATTGCTGGTGCAGACGACCTCCAGTGTCTCTTTGCCGTGGAGTTCCACCTTGTCAAGTTTGGTGGTGTAGTCGCGCTTCTCACCGGGGACCTGAACGTCGTCTTCCTTGATGCTCTGGTCGGACGTCTCGCCAGAGTGACGCTTGGTAGACGGCTCCTCCGCCATTGCCCTTCTGCAGCGACGGCGGTTTTGAGACAGAGACGGTGGTTGCAGTTTGTGGAGTAGATGGACGTGGTTCGCATAATGAGGGGTGAATGGAGGAGAAGGTGCCTTTTTGAGTTCTGGGGGAGGCGGTTCGTCGCGTGAGGGAGGCGCTCGTCGTTATCGTGATCGTGGGGATCGTGGGGCTCGTGATGTTGGTGTTCCATTCTGTAACCACCCACGGGCCTGCATCGTGGCCCATATCACTAGGTTtgtagtcgtatgcaggccgtggtgTGTGAGAAAACTCATGTTAGGTAGGTGGGCTTTTCTCCTCCTTCACCCGGTGGCCGTGATGTAAACATGAGAAGCAAGTTTGCTAAGGTTGTAAACGGACCCAATATTTTTCTACATCTTTGTATCAACATGAAAAACAATCATGACTAGTTTGCTAAGGTTGTCGGCATTTGTATGGATTTTCTAAGGTTTTTGCAACGATAAAATGCTTAAAACACTTCTGACATGTTGTGATGTTTTCGGTATTTAGTGGTCTACTCGCTGGGATTATTCCACTGTGTGATGTTTTGTACGTGCCAGGTTGTAGTATGAAATGCTAACTGTTCTATATGGTAGTGGTTGGTCTCTAATTGGACCGACATGTTGAACTAGTATCAATGGTAGAGGCGTTTCGTTGTGCGCCACATCCAACAGTTCACATAATTAACTATCCAAAGATTAAGGTATCAAACCCTTGGTCATACAAAGCAACATTTCGTTCCTAAAAATTAAGGTACTTCCACATTCAAACTAACTAATACTACAAATTCGAAGGAACCACTTAATACATTAACAGCACATAGGGAAGTAGCCCTGGTCCAACGGCTTGAGAAAGGACGAACAAAAGCTGAAAGAAGAAGGATCAGACAGTAGCAGCACCATCA
This sequence is a window from Aegilops tauschii subsp. strangulata cultivar AL8/78 chromosome 7, Aet v6.0, whole genome shotgun sequence. Protein-coding genes within it:
- the LOC109735501 gene encoding uncharacterized protein → MAEEPSTKRHSGETSDQSIKEDDVQVPGEKRDYTTKLDKVELHGKETLEVVCTSNPDTADEMLTRLFMKAVGMYPRFVGVDVEYTRDDEPPQYAAVLQLCVDELCLVYHIAAATKWPKRLKSFLQEKKLFTFAGFSIHNDKEMLKMSGLEINPEKYIDIQKNYRVPYACRKKQYDSLADVAASVIHPFYQNMKKKINRTEDHKLWGISPLLDYLIEYAAKDAYATYKAWKIIDNIKSGVEILEAQEADPYYHCHYAA